The following coding sequences lie in one Caproicibacterium argilliputei genomic window:
- the dnaK gene encoding molecular chaperone DnaK, with the protein MSKTIGIDLGTTNSCVAVIEGGEPVVIANAEGARTTPSVVAFKKDGERIVGQAAKRQAIANPERTVISIKREMGSDFKVKIDDKQYTPQEISAMILQKLKADAEAYLGEPVSSAVITVPAYFTDSQRQATKDAGKIAGLDVKRIINEPTAAALSYGIDKGEEQKVMVYDLGGGTFDVSIIEMGDGVQEVLATAGNNRLGGDDFDKRVMDWMVSEFKKENGIDLSGDKMAVQRLKEAAEKAKIELSGMTSTQINLPFITADATGPKHLDLTLTRAKFDELTADLVEKTMGPVQQAMKDAGLSFNEINKVLMVGGSSRIPAVQDAVKKATGKDPFKGINPDECVAIGAALQAGVLGGEVEGLLLLDVTPLSLGVETMGGVMTKVIERNTTIPTKKSQVFSTAADGQTQVEINVLQGEREFARDNKQLGIFKLDGIAPAPRGIPQIEVSFDIDANGIVNVSAKDMGTGKEQHITISSSSNMSKDDIDKAVKEAEKFAAEDKQRREEVDAKNSAEQMVYTAEKLISDSGDKIDAADKSELETKINAVKEANKGENLEDIKAKSDELQKTMFSISEKLYKANAPQGAAPGAAPNGAPTGGQTTDANGNPVYDAEYKDVDDKKDDKK; encoded by the coding sequence ATGAGCAAAACTATTGGGATTGACCTTGGCACAACCAACTCCTGCGTGGCGGTCATTGAGGGCGGCGAGCCGGTCGTAATCGCCAATGCAGAGGGCGCACGCACAACACCGTCTGTTGTGGCTTTCAAGAAAGACGGCGAGCGCATTGTCGGTCAGGCCGCAAAACGCCAGGCTATCGCGAACCCGGAACGCACCGTGATTTCCATTAAGCGCGAGATGGGCTCCGACTTCAAAGTGAAGATTGACGACAAGCAGTACACGCCGCAGGAAATCAGCGCTATGATTCTGCAGAAGCTGAAGGCGGACGCAGAGGCATATCTGGGCGAGCCGGTCAGCAGCGCAGTCATTACGGTTCCGGCATACTTTACGGACTCACAGCGCCAGGCGACTAAGGACGCGGGCAAGATTGCGGGGCTTGATGTTAAGCGGATTATCAACGAGCCGACCGCCGCGGCACTTTCTTACGGGATTGACAAGGGCGAAGAGCAGAAGGTTATGGTTTATGACCTTGGCGGCGGCACCTTTGATGTTTCCATCATTGAGATGGGCGACGGCGTGCAGGAAGTTTTGGCAACCGCAGGCAACAACCGCCTGGGCGGCGACGACTTTGACAAGCGCGTTATGGACTGGATGGTCAGCGAGTTTAAAAAGGAAAACGGCATTGACCTTTCCGGCGACAAGATGGCAGTACAGCGCCTGAAGGAAGCGGCGGAAAAGGCGAAAATCGAGCTTTCCGGCATGACCAGCACGCAGATTAACTTGCCGTTTATCACTGCGGACGCGACCGGCCCGAAGCATTTGGACCTGACGCTGACCCGTGCGAAGTTTGACGAGCTGACCGCAGATTTGGTCGAAAAGACCATGGGCCCGGTACAGCAGGCCATGAAGGACGCAGGGCTTTCTTTCAATGAAATCAACAAGGTGCTGATGGTCGGCGGTTCTTCCCGTATTCCGGCTGTGCAGGACGCAGTAAAAAAGGCAACCGGCAAAGATCCGTTTAAGGGTATCAACCCGGACGAATGTGTGGCCATCGGCGCGGCGCTGCAGGCAGGCGTTCTGGGCGGCGAAGTCGAAGGACTGCTGCTGCTGGACGTGACGCCGCTTTCGCTGGGCGTTGAAACCATGGGCGGCGTTATGACCAAGGTTATCGAGCGCAACACGACCATCCCGACCAAGAAGAGCCAGGTGTTCTCCACTGCGGCAGACGGCCAGACTCAGGTGGAAATCAATGTCCTGCAGGGCGAGCGCGAATTTGCCCGCGACAACAAGCAACTCGGCATCTTTAAGCTGGACGGCATTGCCCCGGCACCGCGCGGAATCCCCCAGATTGAGGTTTCCTTTGATATCGACGCCAACGGCATTGTCAATGTTTCCGCAAAGGATATGGGCACCGGCAAGGAGCAGCACATCACGATTTCCTCTTCTTCCAACATGAGCAAGGATGATATCGACAAGGCTGTGAAGGAAGCTGAAAAATTTGCCGCAGAGGATAAACAGCGCCGCGAGGAAGTGGACGCGAAGAACAGCGCGGAGCAGATGGTTTACACAGCGGAGAAGTTGATTTCCGACAGCGGCGACAAGATTGACGCCGCCGACAAGAGCGAACTGGAAACCAAGATTAACGCAGTGAAGGAAGCCAATAAGGGCGAAAATCTGGAGGACATTAAGGCGAAGAGCGACGAACTGCAGAAGACGATGTTCTCTATCAGCGAGAAGCTTTACAAGGCAAACGCCCCGCAGGGGGCAGCGCCGGGAGCCGCACCGAACGGCGCGCCGACAGGCGGTCAAACCACGGATGCAAACGGCAACCCGGTTTATGATGCCGAGTACAAAGATGTGGACGATAAAAAAGACGATAAGAAATAA
- the grpE gene encoding nucleotide exchange factor GrpE, translating to MNLNTEEKKETESTQQTPAEEKQEQAVPETKEPQNPSKADKKEKKAKKKTQEDALKADLETAKAEAAKQKDLLLRTAAEYDNFRKRTEREKSALYAGATADAVQEFLPVADNLERALSQPDCSVEDLRKGIEMVQKQMDDALEKLGVEPMGKEGEPFDAQLHNAVSHIESEELGENVIAQVYQKGYRMGSKVVRHAMVQVAN from the coding sequence GTGAATTTGAATACCGAAGAAAAGAAAGAAACAGAAAGCACGCAGCAGACGCCCGCAGAAGAAAAGCAGGAACAGGCCGTGCCGGAAACGAAAGAGCCCCAGAACCCGTCCAAAGCGGACAAAAAAGAAAAAAAGGCAAAGAAAAAGACACAGGAAGATGCCCTGAAGGCTGATTTGGAAACCGCCAAAGCTGAGGCAGCCAAACAGAAAGACCTGCTGCTGCGCACCGCGGCGGAGTATGACAACTTCCGCAAGCGGACGGAGCGCGAAAAAAGCGCACTGTATGCGGGTGCAACCGCAGACGCGGTGCAGGAGTTCCTGCCGGTGGCAGACAATCTGGAGCGGGCGCTCAGCCAGCCGGACTGCTCTGTGGAAGACCTGCGCAAGGGCATTGAAATGGTGCAGAAGCAGATGGACGACGCCCTCGAAAAACTCGGCGTCGAGCCAATGGGCAAGGAAGGTGAACCGTTTGACGCGCAGCTGCACAATGCCGTTTCGCACATAGAAAGTGAGGAACTTGGTGAAAATGTAATTGCGCAGGTGTACCAGAAGGGCTACCGGATGGGCAGCAAAGTGGTGCGCCACGCCATGGTGCAGGTCGCCAATTAG
- the hrcA gene encoding heat-inducible transcriptional repressor HrcA, producing the protein MELTPRKQKILQAVIELYTVSGEPVGSKALCDCLDFSVSSATVRNEMSDLAAMGLLDQPHTSAGRVPSERGYRLYLDELMIPAPVTPEERHFIDALLLPSAYDPEKLLDGVARTLAGLTHMAAVTTTPSGSGASVAGIQFVQTSRRTAMVILMTSSGTMHSRVFHCDFELTPEILRVFFRVFNESLAGRPVRSITPACIQTMGAGMGEAALLMSSALMALQDVAREAMGSDVRMDGQTNLLFFPEFNAENLRRIMRYLSRPQEVYRLLERAGTRVYIGQESGVPALRDAGLLVAHYAVRGQDAGAIAVLGPIRMDYPKLTGSLEYLARSVGRMLTELIDLQ; encoded by the coding sequence ATTCTGCAGGCTGTTATTGAGCTTTACACCGTTTCCGGTGAGCCGGTGGGCAGCAAGGCATTATGCGACTGCCTGGACTTCTCCGTATCCAGTGCCACCGTCCGAAACGAAATGAGCGACCTGGCTGCCATGGGGCTGCTGGACCAGCCGCACACCTCTGCCGGGCGGGTGCCCAGCGAACGCGGCTACCGGCTGTATCTGGATGAGCTGATGATACCGGCGCCGGTTACGCCGGAAGAACGGCACTTTATCGATGCGCTGCTGCTGCCCAGTGCGTATGACCCCGAAAAGCTGCTGGACGGTGTGGCGCGCACACTGGCGGGGCTGACACACATGGCGGCGGTGACCACCACACCGAGTGGCAGCGGCGCCTCTGTGGCGGGCATTCAGTTTGTGCAGACCAGCCGGCGCACCGCGATGGTTATTCTGATGACCAGCTCCGGCACCATGCACAGCCGTGTGTTCCACTGCGACTTTGAGCTGACGCCGGAAATCCTGCGAGTGTTTTTCCGCGTGTTTAACGAAAGTCTGGCAGGGCGTCCGGTGCGCAGCATCACCCCTGCCTGTATTCAGACCATGGGCGCGGGCATGGGGGAAGCGGCGCTGCTGATGAGCAGTGCGCTGATGGCACTGCAGGATGTCGCCCGTGAGGCAATGGGCAGCGATGTGCGCATGGACGGGCAGACCAACCTGCTTTTTTTCCCGGAGTTCAATGCCGAAAACCTGCGCCGCATTATGCGGTACCTTTCCCGCCCGCAGGAGGTTTACCGCCTGCTGGAGCGCGCGGGTACACGGGTTTACATTGGGCAGGAAAGCGGCGTGCCCGCCCTGCGCGATGCGGGGCTGCTTGTTGCGCACTACGCGGTGCGCGGGCAGGACGCCGGTGCCATTGCCGTGCTGGGGCCGATACGGATGGATTACCCGAAGCTCACCGGCAGCCTGGAGTACCTGGCGCGCAGCGTGGGTCGCATGCTGACAGAGTTGATTGACCTGCAGTAG